From Clavelina lepadiformis chromosome 9, kaClaLepa1.1, whole genome shotgun sequence, the proteins below share one genomic window:
- the LOC143471008 gene encoding zinc finger protein ZPR1-like, with amino-acid sequence MATNGYHDLTMTSTPASQSESFPSISADNEESDVTEIESLCVNCEKQGTTKFLFIKIPFYREVILSSFSCPHCFNSNNEIQSAGQIQVKGIRITLTVKKTEDLDRQVVRSDVANVCIPELKFEIPASSQKGTLTTVEGIIQRAVDGLEHQQPLRRAMDPDMAEKLDKFIESLKKLLQLEESFTLTIDDPTGNSFVENPKAPCSDPNLKVMYYVRTLEQDQELGIKADTIEDPETEINGATPIADETDNNELDLTNEVVSFPTNCPECHEPCTTNMKLVKIPHFKEVIIMATNCDKCGHRSNEVKSGSGFEPKGKIIKLHVTDPIDMSRDVLKSETCTILIPELDVETGGMAISGKFTTVEGLLGDLKDMMVGSNPFVGGDSDQSKKLIEFGKRLDEYATGNTPFTLILDDPNSNSFIQNICTPDPDPSLTEEEYVRSYEQNEMLGLNDMKTEDYC; translated from the exons ATGGCCACAAATGGCTACCATGATTTAACCATGACAAGCACACCAGCTTCTCAGTCAGAATCTTTTCCTTCTATTTCAGCAGATAATGAAGAATCAGACGTGACTGAAATTGAGAGCCTTTGTGTCAATTGTGAAAAACAG GGcacaacaaaatttcttttcataaaaattccCTTCTATCGTGAGGTTATTCTCAGTTCCTTTTCATGTCCGCATTGTTTTAACTCAAACAATGAGATACAGTCTGCTGGACAGATACAGGTGAAAGGCATTCGTATCACCCTCACTGTCAAAAAGACTGAG GACCTGGACCGGCAGGTTGTAAGATCAGACGTTGCAAACGTTTGCATTCCGGAACTGAAGTTTGAAATCCCAGCATCGTCACAGAAAGGCACACTAACGACAGTGGAAGGAATTATACAAAGAGCCGTTGATGGCTTGGAGCATCAGCAACCTTTGAGAAGG GCCATGGACCCAGACATGGCAGAGAAACTTGATAAGTTTATAGAGAGTTTGAAGAAGTTGCTACAGTTGGAGGAATCGTTCACATTG ACCATCGATGACCCAACAGGAAATAGTTTTGTGGAGAACCCAAAAGCCCCATGTTCAGACCCCAATTTGAAAGTCATGTATTATGTTCGAACCCTGGAACAGGACCAAGAGCTTGGTATAAAG GCCGATACAATTGAGGACCCGGAAACGGAAATAAATGGGGCCACCCCCATTGCAGATGAAACCGATAATAATGAGTTAGATTTAACAAACGAAGTTGTCTCATTTCCAACAAACTGTCCCGAATGCCACGAACCGTGTACAACGAACATGAAG TTGGTAAAGATCCCACACTTTAAAGAGGTTATCATCATGGCAACCAACTGCGATAAATGCGGACATCGCTCAAACGAAGTGAAATCAGGCAGCGGATTTGAACCAAAGGGAAAAATTATCAA attgCATGTGACTGACCCCATAGACATGTCTCGGGACGTTCTGAAGTCAGAAACTTGCACGATTTTGATTCCGGAACTGGACGTAGAGACAGGTGGAATGGCTATCAGTGGCAAATTTACAACAGTCGAAGGTCTCTTGGGTGACTTAAAGGACATG ATGGTTGGAAGTAATCCGTTTGTTGGCGGCGATAGCGATCAGTCAAAGAAACTTATCGAATTTGGAAAACGTCTCGATGAATACGCAACTGGAAATACACCATTTACATTGATATTAG ATGATCCAAACAGCAACAGCTTCATTCAGAACATTTGTACTCCGGATCCTGATCCGAGCCTCACGGAGGAAGAGTACGTGCGATCGTACGAACAAAATGAGATGCTTGGACTCAACGATATGAAAACAGAGGATTACTGCTGA
- the LOC143470812 gene encoding F-box/SPRY domain-containing protein 1-like has translation MASADPLLYVKSPTADQLPNRVLEQVFSFLSLEDLQSCSLVCKTWFHYLNDGNNDVWRLQCVRKLAEATLKSDLWSSQPTYKEKLRAFYHSWNADDCSGNIYIKPDGFTLHRRPEAQCTDGARGRIGFDSGRHSWDVRWKGPLGTVAMVGVATKEAPLRSRGYQPLLGSSDQSWAWNLVDNYLFHGGTKQDPYPKCNNPPKYQVGEKITVVLDMEDNTLAFERDYEFLGIAFRGLPRTRLYPSISAVYGNTEVTMVYRGNPTDG, from the exons ATGGCTTCCGCTGATCCACTactttatgtgaaaagtcCGACAGCCGATCAGTTGCCAAATCGCGTGTTAGAACaagttttttcctttttatcCCTAGAAGATTTGCAGTCGTGTTCATTAGTGTGTAAAACCTGGTTTCATTATTTAAATGACGGGAACAATGATGTTTGGAG GTTACAGTGTGTCAGAAAATTAGCAGAGGCCACATTAAAGTCTGATCTTTGGTCCTCCCAACCAACATATAAGGAAAAATTGCGAGCGTTTTACCACTCTTGGAATGCAGATGACTGCTCAggaaatatttatataaaaccAGATGGTTTTACTCTTCATAGAAG ACCAGAAGCACAATGCACAGATGGGGCGAGAGGTAGAATAGGTTTCGATTCCGGCCGTCACTCTTGGGATGTCAGATGGAAAGGCCCGCTAGGAACAGTTGCAATGGTCGGCGTGGCAACAAAAGAAGCACCACTTCGTTCTCGTGGTTACCAGCCACTACTAGGGTCCTCTGATCAGAGCTGGGCATGGAATTTAGttgataattatttatttcatggGGGTACAAAGCAGGACCCCTACCCTAAGTGCAATAACCCTCCAAAATACCAG GTTGGTGAGAAAATCACGGTGGTGCTAGATATGGAAGACAACACACTTGCCTTTGAACGAGATTACGAATTTCTCGGGATTGCGTTTCGCGGTTTGCCCCGAACGAGGCTTTACCCATCGATATCTGCTGTCTATGGAAACACTGAAGTGACAATGGTATATAGGGGAAACCCCACTGATGGATGA
- the LOC143471227 gene encoding ATP-dependent RNA helicase TDRD9-like: protein MTAPHLTRLTPEPTLDEFNNFSSLVPRTRPRRKIFLGAKFRGRCFDPKTEKPAEPVIEDVASTPERYGKFGRVDDDPSDDYKEEILPSSVDISLLSVSSDVASTLERYGKFGRVDDDLSDDYKEEILPLSVDISLLSASSDCLEVYNNYDFEHQYDENLPTFCNRSEILDAISGFAITFIKGTAGSGKTTQVPQYILDQHARARKYCNIVVAQTLKIMAIHDAERVSQERNWGPVGRLVGYDVEFDKKTSSDTRITYMTTGVLLRRLIAKKTLREFTHIILDGVNERDQETDFAIFLIRKLFELNSRSVKVILMSTSFDNIHLSHYFNAQDPDIDTEIPVTHESIFIDGGIRHVSDNYIEDLPSFGNIPTFEISNPEISDEAYAIAARLKFFLDKIEKYEEAKQTSIKGQLDPTSSSRGSVLVFLPGLCHIQKMEKRLYNERFKRKLQIIPLHSYTTSENLSDVYAKPNPGFRKIILSTDIAISSFTVPDVKFVIDFCLKECKVWDADTHFQSLQLQWASLASEMQRANCASELLNCKVFRLVPECFWEYRMPEDDEYREFERCSLERIILYVKLLDLGSPKAVLSMALSPPDLDNIERSILLLKEIGALSTITNQKELDGDLTFVGRVLATLPIDMRLGKLLMLGFVFGCLSNCLVIAAALSKPCFFATPYNQPMEAYKKKLFWAQGSFSDCIALLNAFRAWEHCVDTQQFTRKSDEDAWGRKNFIQISRIHEVKYLVDELRQRLSHFNIRSDDQLHWSSENPQQCELILKIVMAGAFYPNFFEQSVIDETQSVKEMSLLDPTNTVMFTGIPRGKAPLFKDSLLEATRQCGKQKAIFYDGCKAFIQFEDSDVIDTGSVSPAVYLAGKLTETKGKLEICQSYAEKQPEPGVHTRSPTFLYEPVENNRFSVELPNPSDHARFPVQVTHLISAVSFWGNMLLPRNIERLRNIGVTIQTKISSKVNPAELAVDDLVLAPYDDGNGVEYYRALVTNVKLSISVFFVDYGITSDNLRVDDLRQLPSSLERVPFQAIKFRLRGILPLESRPKDESRQFVHKILQNSTHMVNVKVYSVVSKVVCVDLFTKNNEYVNEILITKDYCYSTEESRVSKLSHAAWETAESKGAFSDSSSSEKLNDQWVKYDGINRGERFLNSQGQKISLSAPRSTFQANFKSIINLGGIRNININRNSINSVSINQNPSSGIRTIMVASEIGINQTDSTMLVRNTTLLPNIPDLLPLLCVLFAPVVEFRVDPNQTRYIGALCGLGAVQIQKRWHSMLPDHDIEVQFNTHFKIQDIVVINALRMLMNIAVGSGEDIAEWSQTVIHRTQKLAREKLLLLIQKKRDACDLTSFGSLYKWKQIDEDDVIPHQVSDSRADRKDFYRLHDGILLNDFQA, encoded by the coding sequence ATGACAGCTCCTCATTTGACTCGATTGACACCTGAGCCAACACTGGATGAGTTCAACAACTTTTCTTCACTTGTACCTCGGACACGTCCAAGAAGAAAGATTTTTCTAGGTGCAAAGTTCCGTGGTAGATGCTTTGATCCGAAAACGGAGAAACCTGCAGAACCAGTGATAGAGGATGTGGCCTCGACACCGGAGCGTTATGGCAAGTTTGGCCGTGTGGATGATGATCCTAGTGACGattataaagaagaaattctTCCTTCATCAGTTGATATCTCCTTGTTATCGGTTTCGAGTGATGTGGCCTCGACACTGGAGCGTTATGGCAAGTTTGGCCGTGTGGATGATGATCTTAGTGACGattataaagaagaaattctTCCTTTATCAGTTGATATCTCCTTGTTATCGGCTTCGAGTGATTGCCTGGAGGTTTACAATAACTATGACTTCGAGCATCAGTATGATGAAAATCTTCCGACATTCTGTAATCGCTCAGAGATCCTTGATGCCATCTCAGGTTTTGCAATCACCTTCATTAAAGGTACAGCTGGAAGTGGGAAAACTACACAAGTGCCCCAATATATTCTGGATCAGCATGCCAGGGCTCGAAAGTACTGCAATATCGTCGTCGCTCAAACACTGAAGATAATGGCCATACATGACGCAGAAAGGGTGAGCCAGGAAAGAAATTGGGGTCCGGTTGGGCGATTGGTCGGTTATGATGTCGAATTTGATAAGAAGACTTCATCTGATACCCGGATCACTTACATGACAACAGGTGTTCTTCTACGGCGCCTCATTGCTAAGAAGACTTTGAGAGAATTCACACATATTATCCTGGATGGAGTAAACGAACGAGATCAAGAAACGGACTTTGCGATATTTTTGATTCGCAAACTCTTTGAGTTGAACTCGAGGTCTGTTAAAGTGATTCTCATGTCAACTAGTTTTGACAATATTCATCTTTCACACTACTTCAACGCTCAAGACCCGGACATCGATACAGAGATACCTGTAACTCATGAGTCGATCTTTATCGATGGGGGAATTCGTCATGTCAGTGACAATTACATTGAAGATCTTCCCTCATTCGGTAACATTCCTACATTTGAAATTTCCAATCCTGAAATCAGTGACGAAGCGTACGCTATTGCTGCaagactgaaattttttctgGATAAGATCGAGAAGTATGAGGAAGCAAAGCAGACTTCGATCAAAGGTCAACTTGATCCCACAAGCTCTTCCAGAGGTTCTGTGCTTGTCTTTCTTCCCGGACTTTGCCATATTCAGAAGATGGAAAAACGTTTATACAATGAACGATTCAAAAGAAAGCTTCAGATCATTCCGCTTCACTCCTACACCACCTCCGAAAACCTGAGTGATGTTTATGCTAAACCAAACCCGGGATTCCGCAAGATTATCCTTTCCACAGACATTGCAATAAGCTCATTCACAGTCCCAGACGTAAAGTTCGTCATTGATTTTTGTCTAAAAGAGTGCAAGGTGTGGGATGCAGATACCCACTTCCAAAGTTTGCAACTTCAATGGGCTTCCCTGGCAAGCGAAATGCAGCGCGCCAACTGTGCAAGCGAACTATTAAATTGCAAGGTTTTCCGTCTTGTACCGGAATGTTTTTGGGAGTATCGGATGCCTGAAGACGACGAATACCGAGAATTCGAACGATGCTCATTGGAAAGAATAATTTTGTATGTGAAGTTGCTAGATCTTGGCTCTCCAAAAGCTGTTCTTTCCATGGCCCTTTCTCCACCTGATTTAGACAACATCGAACGTagcattttgcttttaaaggAAATAGGTGCATTGTCGACTATAACCAACCAGAAAGAATTAGATGGGGATCTTACCTTTGTTGGTCGTGTTTTGGCTACTCTTCCCATTGATATGCGATTGGGCAAGTTACTGATGCTTGGCTTTGTTTTTGGTTGCTTGTCGAATTGCTTGGTTATTGCCGCTGCCCTTTCCAAGCCGTGCTTCTTTGCAACACCATACAACCAACCCATGGAAGCATACAAAAAGAAACTGTTTTGGGCTCAGGGCAGCTTCAGTGATTGCATTGCGCTGTTGAATGCTTTCCGTGCCTGGGAACATTGCGTCGATACACAGCAATTCACAAGAAAATCGGATGAAGACGCTTGGGGTAGAAAAAACTTCATACAGATCAGCCGAATACATGAAGTGAAGTACCTGGTTGATGAACTGCGACAGCGACTTAGTCACTTTAACATTCGTTCGGATGATCAGTTGCATtggagttcggaaaatccgcagCAATGCGAGCTCATTCTCAAGATAGTGATGGCAGGTGCTTTTTATCCAAACTTCTTCGAACAGTCGGTTATCGATGAAACTCAAAGTGTAAAAGAGATGTCTTTGCTAGATCCAACTAATACTGTGATGTTTACTGGCATACCCCGTGGTAAAGCTCCCTTGTTCAAAGATTCTCTGCTCGAAGCCACCAGGCAGTGTGGAAAACAGAAAGCGATCTTCTATGATGGATGTAAAGCTTTCATTCAGTTTGAAGATTCGGACGTCATTGATACTGGCTCCGTTTCACCTGCTGTATATTTGGCTGGAAAACTTACAGAAACAAAAGGAAAACTTGAGATTTGTCAATCATATGCTGAGAAGCAACCAGAACCGGGTGTCCATACCAGATCACCAACTTTTCTGTACGAACCGGTTGAAAACAACAGATTCAGTGTGGAATTGCCCAATCCATCTGATCATGCGCGGTTTCCTGTACAAGTTACACATCTGATATCTGCTGTGTCATTTTGGGGCAACATGTTGTTACCCAGAAACATCGAACGCCTTCGAAACATTGGCGTCACTATCCAAACTAAGATTAGCAGCAAAGTAAATCCAGCAGAACTGGCAGTTGATGATCTTGTTTTAGCACCTTATGATGATGGGAATGGTGTTGAATACTATCGTGCACTGGTCACAAACGTGAAGCTTTCTATTTCAGTGTTCTTCGTCGACTATGGAATCACATCAGATAACTTACGAGTTGATGATCTTCGTCAGCTGCCCTCCTCTTTGGAGAGGGTTCCATTCCAGGCAATCAAGTTTCGTCTGCGGGGGATTCTACCTCTCGAGAGCAGACCAAAAGATGAAAGTCGGCAATTTGTCCACAAAATCCTCCAAAACTCCACCCATATGGTGAACGTTAAGGTTTATTCCGTTGTGTCCAAAGTAGTTTGTGTTGACTTattcacaaaaaataatgaGTATGTGAATGAGATTCTCATCACAAAGGACTACTGCTACTCCACTGAAGAAAGCAGAGTCTCAAAGCTCTCTCATGCTGCCTGGGAAACGGCTGAATCCAAAGGTGCATTTAGCGATAGTTCTTCTTCAGAAAAGCTGAATGACCAATGGGTGAAATATGATGGGATTAACAGAGGAGAACGATTTCTTAATAGTCAAGGTCAGAAAATCAGCCTTTCTGCACCGAGATCAACATTCCAGGCTAACTTTAAGTCGATTATCAATTTAGGAGGTATAAGAAACATCAACATTAATCGCAACAGCATTAACAGCGTCTCCATCAACCAGAATCCGTCCAGTGGCATCAGGACCATTATGGTGGCTTCAGAAATTGGCATCAATCAGACTGATAGCACCATGCTTGTTCGAAATACAACTCTACTTCCAAATATTCCAGACTTGCTTCCCCTACTTTGTGTCCTCTTTGCTCCTGTCGTAGAATTTCGTGTGGATCCCAATCAGACCCGCTACATCGGAGCCCTGTGTGGCCTTGGCGCTGTTCAAATCCAGAAGCGGTGGCATTCCATGCTCCCAGATCATGACATTGAAGTCCAGTTTAACACTCATTTCAAAATTCAAGACATTGTTGTCATCAACGCCCTTCGGATGTTGATGAACATTGCTGTCGGAAGCGGTGAAGACATTGCTGAGTGGAGTCAAACTGTCATCCACAGGACACAAAAGCTTGCTCGAGAAAAGTTGCTGCTTTTGATCCAAAAGAAGAGGGATGCTTGTGATCTGACATCTTTCGGAAGTCTCTACAAATGGAAGCAGATCGATGAGGATGACGTGATCCCTCATCAGGTATCAGACAGCAGAGCGGATCGTAAAGACTTTTATCGTCTTCACGATGGCATTTTGCTCAATGATTTTCAGGCTTAA
- the LOC143471338 gene encoding ATP-dependent RNA helicase TDRD9-like has translation MTAPYWTRLTPEPTLDEINDFFSLVPRTRPRRRILPGPKFRGRCFDPNTGKPMEPVFEDVSWTLERYGKLSCVDDDLSEDIKEEILPPLIDISLLSVLSDCLEVYKNYDFEHQYDENLPTFCKRSKILDAISCSAITFIKGTAGSGKTTQVPQYILDQHARARKHCNIVVAQPLKIMAIHDAERVSQERNWGPVGRLVGYDVEFDKMTSSDTRITYMTTGVLLRRLIAKKTLREFTHIILDGVNERDQETDFAIFLIRKLFRLNSRSVKVIFMLTSFNNIYLSHYFNAQDPDIDTEIPVSHESISIDGGFRHVSDNYIEDLPSFGNIPTFEISNPEISEEAYAIAARLIVYLDKIENDDEAKQTSIKGQLDPTSSSRGSVLVFLPGLFHIQKMEKRLYNERFKRKLQIIPLHSYTTSENLSDVFAKPNPGFRKIILSTDIAISSFTVPDVKFVIDFCLKERKVWDADTHFQSLQLQWASLASGIQRANCASEVSNCKVFRLVPDYFWEYRMSEDDEYLEIERCSLERIILYVKLLDLGAPKAVLSMVPSPPDLDNIERSILLLKEIGALSTITNQKRLDGDLTFVGRVLASLPIDMRLGKLLMLGFVFGCLSNCLVIAAALSKPCFFATPYNQPMEAYKKKLFWAQGSFSDCIALLNAFRAWEHCIDTQQFRRKSDEKAWGRKNFIQIRRIHEVKYLVDELRQRLGHFNIRSDDQLHWSSENPQQCELILKIVMAGAFYPNFFEQSVIDETQSVKEMSLLDPTNTMMFTGIPRGKAPLFKDSLLEATKQCGKQKAIFYDGRKAFIQFKDSDNIDTGSVSPAMYLAGKLTEGKRKLEICQSYAEKQPEPGVFARPPVFLYEPVEDNKFSVELPNPSDHARFPARVTHLISAVSFWGNMVLPSNIARLRNIFVTIRTTTNVKLNPAELAVDDLVLAPYDDGYGVEYYRALVTNVKPSVSVFFVDYGNTSHNLRVDDLRQLPSSLVGVPFQAIKFRLRGILPLESRPKDEGRQFILNVLEKLGYVMNVKVYSVVSKVVCVDLFTKSNEYVNEILITKDYCYSTEESRVSQLSHAAWETAESKGTSSDNCSSEMLNDQWVKYDMNTRGERLLTSRGQKLRLYGPRSTFQTDFKSNINIGLFWDVKVDRNSINSVSIIQNPSSGIRTIMVASEIGNIRDDGSMLARNTTLLPNIPELLPLLCVLFAPVVEFRVDPNQTRYIGAVCGLGARQFKKRWLSLLPDHDIVVHFKTHFNNQDITDINTLRMLINIALESSEDIAEWSQTVIHNKQKLARERLIRLIQKKRDACDLMFCDDFHKWKLIDEDDLIPNQVSVSRPDPKDFYRLHDGILLNNLQA, from the coding sequence ATGACAGCTCCTTATTGGACTCGATTGACACCTGAGCCAACACTGGATGAGATCAACGACTTTTTTTCACTTGTGCCTCGGACACGTCCAAGAAGAAGAATTCTTCCAGGTCCAAAGTTTCGTGGTAGATGCTTTGATCCGAATACGGGAAAACCTATGGAGCCAGTGTTTGAGGATGTATCCTGGACACTGGAGCGTTATGGCAAGTTAAGCTGTGTGGATGATGATCTCAGTGAAGATATTAAAGAAGAAATTCTTCCTCCATTAATTGATATCTCCTTGTTATCGGTTTTGAGTGATTGCCTGGAGGTTTACAAAAACTATGACTTCGAGCATCAGTATGATGAAAACCTTCCGACATTCTGCAAACGCTCAAAGATCCTTGATGCCATCTCATGTTCTGCAATCACCTTCATTAAAGGTACAGCTGGCAGTGGGAAAACCACACAAGTGCCCCAATATATTCTGGATCAGCATGCCAGGGCTCGAAAGCACTGCAATATCGTCGTCGCTCAACCACTGAAGATAATGGCCATACATGACGCAGAAAGGGTGAGCCAGGAAAGAAATTGGGGTCCGGTTGGGCGATTGGTCGGTTATGATGTCGAATTTGATAAGATGACTTCATCTGATACCCGGATCACTTACATGACAACAGGTGTTCTTCTACGGCGCCTCATTGCTAAGAAGACTTTGAGAGAATTCACACATATTATCCTGGATGGAGTAAACGAACGAGATCAAGAAACGGACTTTGCGATATTTCTGATTCGCAAGCTCTTTCGGTTGAACTCGAGGTCTGTTAAAGTGATTTTCATGTTAACCAGTTTTAACAATATTTATCTTTCACACTACTTCAACGCTCAAGACCCGGACATCGATACAGAAATACCTGTAAGTCATGAATCGATCTCTATCGATGGGGGATTTCGTCATGTGAGTGACAATTACATTGAAGATCTTCCCTCATTCGGTAACATTCCTACATTTGAAATCTCCAATCCTGAAATCAGTGAGGAAGCGTACGCTATTGCTGCAAGACTGATAGTTTATCTTGATAAGATCGAGAATGACGACGAAGCAAAGCAGACTTCGATCAAAGGTCAACTTGATCCCACAAGCTCTTCCAGAGGTTCTGTGCTTGTCTTTCTTCCCGGACTTTTCCATATTCAGAAGATGGAAAAACGTTTATACAATGAACGATTCAAAAGAAAGCTTCAGATCATTCCGCTTCACTCCTACACCACCTCCGAAAACCTGAGTGATGTTTTTGCTAAACCAAACCCGGGATTCCGCAAGATTATCCTTTCCACAGACATTGCAATAAGCTCATTCACAGTCCCAGACGTAAAGTTCGTCATTGACTTTTGTCTAAAAGAGCGCAAGGTGTGGGATGCAGATACCCACTTCCAAAGTTTGCAACTTCAATGGGCTTCCCTGGCAAGCGGAATTCAGCGCGCCAACTGTGCAAGTGAAGTATCCAATTGCAAGGTTTTTCGCCTTGTACCGGACTATTTTTGGGAGTATCGGATGTCTGAAGACGACGAATACTTAGAAATCGAACGATGTTCATTGGAAAGAATAATTTTGTATGTGAAGTTGCTAGATCTTGGCGCTCCGAAAGCTGTTCTTTCCATGGTTCCTTCTCCACCTGATTTAGACAACATCGAACGAagcattttgcttttaaaggAAATAGGTGCATTGTCGACTATAACAAACCAGAAAAGATTAGATGGGGATCTTACCTTTGTTGGTCGTGTTTTGGCTTCTCTTCCCATTGATATGCGATTGGGCAAGTTACTGATGCTTGGCTTTGTTTTTGGTTGCCTGTCGAATTGCTTGGTTATTGCCGCTGCCCTTTCCAAGCCGTGCTTCTTTGCAACACCATACAACCAACCCATGGAAGCATACAAAAAGAAACTGTTTTGGGCTCAGGGCAGCTTCAGCGATTGCATTGCGCTGTTGAATGCTTTCCGTGCCTGGGAACATTGCATCGATACACAGCAGTTTAGAAGAAAATCGGATGAAAAAGCTTGGGGTCGAAAAAACTTCATACAGATCAGACGAATACATGAAGTGAAGTACCTGGTTGATGAACTGCGACAGCGACTTGGTCACTTTAACATTCGTTCGGATGATCAGTTGCATtggagttcggaaaatccgcagCAATGCGAGCTCATTCTCAAGATAGTGATGGCAGGTGCTTTTTATCCAAACTTCTTCGAACAGTCGGTTATCGATGAAACTCAAAGCGTAAAAGAGATGTCTTTGCTAGATCCAACTAATACTATGATGTTTACTGGCATACCCCGTGGTAAAGCTCCCTTGTTCAAAGATTCTCTGCTCGAAGCCACCAAGCAGTGTGGGAAACAGAAAGCGATCTTCTATGATGGACGTAAAGCTTTCATTCAGTTTAAAGATTCGGACAACATTGATACTGGCTCCGTTTCACCTGCCATGTATTTGGCTGGAAAGCTTACAGAAGGGAAAAGGAAACTTGAGATTTGTCAATCATATGCTGAGAAGCAACCAGAACCGGGTGTCTTCGCCAGACCACCAGTTTTTCTGTACGAACCGGTTGAAGATAACAAATTCAGTGTGGAATTGCCCAACCCATCTGATCATGCGCGGTTTCCTGCACGAGTCACACATTTGATATCTGCTGTGTCATTTTGGGGTAACATGGTGTTACCGAGCAACATCGCGCGCCTTCGAAATATTTTCGTCACAATCCGAACCACAACCAACGTCAAATTAAATCCAGCAGAACTGGCAGTTGATGATCTTGTTTTAGCACCTTATGATGATGGGTATGGCGTTGAATATTATCGTGCACTGGTCACAAACGTGAAGCCTTCTGTTTCAGTTTTCTTCGTCGACTATGGAAACACGTCGCATAACTTACGAGTTGATGATCTTCGTCAGTTGCCCTCCTCTTTGGTGGGGGTTCCATTCCAGGCAATCAAGTTTCGTCTACGTGGGATTCTACCTCTCGAGAGCAGACCTAAAGATGAGGGTCGACAGTTCATACTCAATGTTCTTGAAAAACTTGGCTATGTCATGAACGTTAAGGTTTATTCCGTTGTGTCCAAAGTAGTTTGTGTTGACTTATTCACAAAAAGTAATGAGTATGTGAATGAGATTCTCATCACAAAGGACTACTGCTACTCCACTGAAGAAAGCAGAGTCTCACAGCTCTCTCATGCTGCCTGGGAAACGGCTGAATCCAAAGGTACCTCCAGCGACAACTGTTCTTCAGAAATGCTGAATGACCAATGGGTGAAATATGACATGAATACCAGAGGAGAACGATTACTAACTAGTCGAGGTCAGAAACTCCGCCTTTATGGACCGAGGTCAACATTTCAGACTGACTTTAAGTCTAACATCAATATAGGACTTTTCTGGGACGTCAAAGTTGACCGTAACAGTATCAACAGCGTCTCCATCATCCAGAATCCGTCCAGTGGCATCAGGACCATTATGGTAGCTTCCGAAATTGGGAATATTCGGGATGATGGCTCCATGCTTGCTCGAAATACAACTCTACTTCCAAATATTCCAGAATTGCTTCCCCTACTTTGTGTCCTCTTTGCTCCTGTCGTAGAATTTCGGGTGGATCCCAACCAGACCCGCTACATCGGAGCGGTATGTGGCCTTGGCGCCCGTCAGTTTAAGAAGCGCTGGTTATCATTGCTTCCAGATCACGACATCGTAGTCCATTTCAAAACTCACTTTAACAACCAGGACATTACCGACATCAACACCCTCCGGATGTTGATCAACATCGCTTTGGAAAGCAGCGAAGACATTGCTGAGTGGAGTCAAACTGTCATCCACAACAAACAGAAGCTAGCTCGAGAAAGGTTGATTCGACTGATTCAGAAGAAGAGGGATGCTTGTGATCTCATGTTTTGCGATGATTTCCATAAATGGAAGCTGATTGATGAGGATGACCTGATCCCTAATCAGGTATCAGTCAGCAGACCAGATCCTAAAGACTTTTATCGTCTTCACGATGGTATTTTACTCAATAATCTGCAAGCTTAA